One region of Gossypium raimondii isolate GPD5lz chromosome 6, ASM2569854v1, whole genome shotgun sequence genomic DNA includes:
- the LOC105772825 gene encoding probable 3-hydroxyisobutyrate dehydrogenase-like 1, mitochondrial — protein sequence MRSLSYLLGSLSRYFPHSQSSSTPHLTFLLRSMATSTAAGPINPSNTRLGWIGTGVMGRSMCAHLINAGYSLTVFNRTLSKAQHLVDMGARLAQTPHDLAAQSDVVFSIVGYPSDVLQVLLDPVNGALSGLRPGGILVDMTTSEPSLAVEISTAASSKNCSSIDAPVSGGDRGAKNGTLAIFAGGDEAIVNRLNPIFTLMGKVNYMGPSGKGQFAKLANQITIASTMVGLVEGIIYAHKAGLNVASFLDAISTGAAGSKSLDLYGSRILKRDFDPGFFVNHFVKDLGICLKECQNMGLALPGLALAQQLYLSLKAHGEGNLGTQALILALERLNNATLGS from the coding sequence atgcGATCACTGTCCTATCTACTTGGCTCACTCTCACGATACTTTCCCCATTCTCAATCGTCATCTACTCCTCACCTCACCTTTCTCCTCCGCAGCATGGCCACCTCCACCGCTGCCGGTCCCATTAACCCATCCAACACTCGCCTTGGATGGATTGGGACTGGCGTCATGGGTCGATCCATGTGTGCTCATCTAATCAACGCTGGCTACTCTCTCACCGTCTTCAACCGTACCCTTTCCAAAGCCCAACACCTCGTTGACATGGGTGCCCGCCTAGCCCAAACACCTCACGACCTTGCCGCCCAATCCGATGTCGTTTTCTCCATCGTCGGTTACCCTTCCGACGTCCTCCAAGTCCTACTCGATCCCGTTAACGGAGCCCTCTCTGGCCTCCGTCCCGGCGGCATACTCGTTGACATGACAACATCGGAGCCTTCTCTCGCCGTCGAAATATCCACCGCTGCATCTTCCAAGAACTGCTCCTCAATCGACGCGCCCGTCTCTGGCGGCGACCGAGGTGCCAAGAACGGGACACTCGCGATATTCGCTGGGGGAGACGAAGCCATTGTCAACCGCCTAAACCCCATCTTTACCCTCATGGGAAAAGTTAACTACATGGGGCCTAGCGGGAAAGGCCAATTCGCGAAATTAGCTAACCAAATCACCATAGCATCGACGATGGTGGGATTAGTGGAAGGAATTATTTACGCCCACAAAGCAGGGCTGAATGTGGCGTCGTTTTTGGATGCGATATCGACCGGGGCAGCTGGCTCAAAGTCGTTGGATTTGTACGGGAGCAGGATTTTGAAGAGGGACTTCGATCCTGGTTTCTTCGTGAACCATTTTGTTAAGGATTTGGGGATTTGTTTAAAGGAATGTCAAAACATGGGACTTGCTTTGCCCGGTCTGGCTTTGGCTCAACAGCTTTATTTGTCGCTTAAGGCTCATGGGGAAGGGAATTTGGGAACCCAAGCTCTGATTTTGGCTCTGGAGAGGCTTAACAACGCGACCCTTGGTTCTTAA
- the LOC105772824 gene encoding hexokinase-1 has protein sequence MGKVAVGAAVVCAAAVCAAAALVVRHRMKSSGKWARALSILKEFEEKCGTPSSNLKQVADAMTVEMHAGLASEGGSKLKMIISYVHNLPTGDEKGLFYALDLGGTNFRVLRVHLGGKESRVVKQEFEEVSIPAHLMTGSSDELFDYIASALAKFVATESDSQHVSPGRQRELGFTFSFPVRQTSISSGTLIKWTKGFSVEDTVGQDVVGELTKAIERAGLDMRVAVLVNDTVGTLAGGRYNNPDVAAAVILGTGTNAAYVEHAHAIPKWHGLLPKSGEMVINMEWGNFRSSNLPLTEYDQALDAGSLNPGEQIFEKMISGMYLGEIVRRVLCKMAEEAAIFGDTVPPKLKIPFILRTPNTSAMHHDTSPDLKVVATKLKDILEISNTSLKLRKLIVEVCDIVATRGARLSAAGIVGILKKLGRDTVKDGEKQKSVVALDGGLYEHYTKFRTCMENTLWELLGEEASENIAVEHSMDGSGIGAALLAASHSQYIEVEEP, from the exons ATGGGGAAAGTGGCAGTAGGGGCGGCGGTGGTGTGCGCGGCGGCTGTGTGTGCAGCAGCGGCGCTGGTGGTGCGTCACAGGATGAAGAGTTCGGGGAAGTGGGCCCGGGCGCTGTCTATACTGAAGGAGTTTGAGGAAAAGTGTGGGACCCCAAGTTCGAATCTTAAACAGGTGGCTGATGCCATGACCGTTGAGATGCACGCCGGGCTCGCGTCAGAGGGTGGCAGCAAGCTCAAGATGATCATCAGCTATGTACATAATCTCCCCACTGG TGATGAGAAAGGGCTGTTTTATGCCCTTGACCTTGGTGGCACAAATTTCCGTGTTCTGCGTGTGCACTTAGGTGGTAAAGAAAGCCGTGTTGTTAAGCAGGAATTTGAGGAAGTTTCTATTCCTGCGCATTTGATGACTGGATCTTCAGAT GAATTATTTGATTACATTGCTTCAGCTCTTGCAAAATTTGTTGCTACGGAAAGTGACAGTCAACATGTTTCACCTGGTAGACAAAGGGAGCTGGGGTTCACTTTCTCATTTCCTGTTAGGCAAACATCAATATCATCAGGGACTCTTATAAAATGGACAAAGGGCTTTTCAGTAGAAGATACA GTTGGACAAGATGTTGTTGGAGAATTGACCAAAGCAATCGAAAGGGCTGGCCTTGACATGCGTGTGGCAGTTTTG GTCAATGATACAGTCGGCACATTGGCTGGTGGTAGATACAACAACCCAGATGTTGCTGCTGCCGTGATATTAGGTACTGGCACAAACGCAGCTTATGTAGAGCACGCCCATGCAATCCCCAAATGGCACGGTCTTCTACCTAAATCGGGGGAGATG GTTATCAACATGGAATGGGGTAACTTTCGGTCTTCAAACCTTCCACTAACAGAATATGACCAAGCACTTGATGCTGGGAGTCTAAACCCTGGAGAACAG ATTTTCGAGAAAATGATATCTGGTATGTATTTGGGAGAGATTGTACGTAGAGTTTTGTGCAAGATGGCTGAAGAAGCTGCCATTTTTGGTGATACTGTCCCACCAAAGTTGAAAATTCCTTTCATACTTAG AACCCCTAACACATCTGCAATGCATCATGACACATCTCCAGATCTGAAAGTGGTCGCCACCAAACTTAAGGATATATTAGAG ATATCAAATACCTCTTTGAAATTGAGGAAGCTTATTGTTGAGGTGTGTGACATTGTTGCTACTCGTGGTGCTCGCCTATCTGCTGCTGGAATCGTGGGTATCCTCAAGAAATTAGGAAGAGACACAGTGAAAGATGGTGAAAAGCAGAAGTCAGTGGTAGCTTTAGACGGCGGGTTGTATGAGCACTACACTAAATTCAGAACCTGCATGGAGAACACCCTCTGGGAATTGCTAGGAGAAGAAGCCTCCGAGAACATTGCTGTTGAGCACTCCATGGATGGGTCTGGCATTGGGGCAGCCCTCCTGGCAGCCTCTCACTCCCAATACATTGAAGTTGAGGAACCCTGA